The Labilibaculum sp. sequence CAATCCACTCAATGGCAGCATCAATTTGCTCTTTTAGCATTTCCACCTGTTGCGATACTGTTGCAGGAAGCAACAATTCACCTGTATTAAAATAGTGCTTTATATCTCTAAAAATCCATGGCTTACCTACCGAAGCACGACCAATCATGATTGCATCAACTCCATACTTATCGAAAGCTTCCTTTGCTTTTACAGGATTTGTAATATCGCCGTTTCCAATAATTGGAATGTGCATGCGCTGATTATTTTTCACATCTCCAATCAAAGTCCAGTCTGCTTCCCCTTTGTACATTTGACACCGGGTTCTGCCATGAATGGTTAAACCTTGAATACCCACATCCTGCAGCTGTTCTGCCAACTCAACAATTATTTTTGAATCCTCATCCCAACCCAAGCGGGTTTTTACCGTTACCGGTATATTTACCGCCTTAACAACTGCTTCGGTAATTTTCAGCATCTGCGGTACATTTCTCATCATGCCCGAACCAGCTCCTTTAGTGGCCACTTTACGAACTGGGCAACCAAAATTCAAATCTAAAAATTCCGGATTGGCAGCTTCAACAATTTTAGCAGCCTCAGCCATTGAATCAACATCTTTACCATAAATTTGAATGGCAACCGGGCGTTCCTCATCCAAAATGGTCAATTTTTTCATGGTACGGTTTACCGAACGAATCAATGCATCCGCCGAAATAAATTCGGTATACATCAAATCCGCACCATAACGCTTGCACAAAACCCTAAAAGGCGGGTTGGTAACATCCTCCATTGGTGCCAACAATACCGGCCGATCTCCTAAATCCAGATTTCCTATCTTCACGTTCTTTTCTTTTTTATCAGACTGCAAAGATAATAGAAAGTCTTAATAGTCGTAAAAGGTCGAAAGTCGAAAAGCCAAATAGTCCGGCAAGCAACAAAATGAATTTCTTAAATGCGCTTTGTCTGTCTGTAAATCTTGATACTATTTGCTACTTTTGTTCATCAAACTAAAAACAGAAACTCTATGCTAAAAGGATCATTGAGCCATTACTCCCCGCTTTCGCAATTAATGATGAGTCTACTTGTAGTAGTTGGTTCTTTTATGTTGTGCATGTTTGCCGGCAGTATACTGGCCTATCTTATTTTTGATGTCAATATCTTCACCGACGCGACAAGCCTGGATATAAATGGTGCTTCTGTGAACATTTCTGTTCTTAAATTTTATCAGTCGATCTACTCTACAGGTATGTTCATTATTCCCCCCTTTATTATTGCCTGGTTTGTGCATAACAAGGTATTGACCTATCTATTTTTAGACAAAAAATCTTCGTTTTCAAAATACCTGCTTGCAACACTAACAATTGTTGTTGCCTTGCCGGCGATTAATCTCCTTGCCGATATCAACTCACATTTGCAGCTGCCTGAATTTCTTTCGGGAGTGGAAGAATGGATGAGACATAGTGAAGACCAGGCCGAAATCATCACCAAGAAATTTTTGCTGATGGAAACGCCTTTTGATCTATTTATGAATTTGATTTTAATTGCGGTTATTCCGGCCTTGGGAGAAGAACTTTTGTTTCGGGGAGTTATTCAGCGAATCTTCTCGAACATGACTAAAAACGTGCATTGGGGAATCATTATAACAGCTTTTCTTTTCGCAGCTCTGCACATGCAATTCTTTGGTTTGATACCAAGAATGGCAATGGGAATTCTGTTTGGCTATCTACTGGTATGGACGAGAAGTTTATGGGTTCCTATTTTGGCGCATTTGATCAATAACGGAATGGCCGTTTGCATGTCTTATTTCATCAACAAGGGCAAACTACCCGAAGACATTGAAAAATTTGGAGGTAATGATGCAAGTATCTGGATCAGCGGAATGATTTCAATTGCAATGCTTTCAGTGCTGCTATTCAGCCTTTACGGATTGCGGGAAAGGCAAAGTGAGTGAGTCTTCCTCAGCCTGTTTTACTTGCTCTAATTTTTCCTTTTCACCCTTACGCCAAACATAAACAACTCCATATTCCGACGATTTCTCTCTTTTCTTTTCATCCGGTAAATCGGCAAATTTAGCCTCTATTTCGTTCCAAAGAGAAAGAATCAAACTATCTGCCTCATCGCGATATGCTGCCACCTTTTCCGAAAATCGCTGTGTATTACTTTGTAATGTTTTTTGATTGTTGAATGCCTGGTTAAAGTTCTCACAATTTACTCTTACCAACGCTATGGAAGGACTGTAAATTGGATTCCCTCCCATTCTCATTCGCTCTTGTTCTCCTTTTATCAATTTCTCTCCCCACTCAATTACTTTTGCATCCTGTAATAAGCACGGAGCTGCTTTCGAACTGGTTTTTAATCCGTAAAATTCCCGGATCTCAGGTTTCATTTCACCTCTGATAATTGTGAAATTTAATACCTGAATAAAGTGAGAAACATACAATCGCGCTTTACGCAGCTTCTCGTTGTATTCTTTACTTCTGATGGATTGCTGACTAAGTGCCTGACGCTGATTTCTAATTGCCAATTCGTAATGAGGTAAAAACGTCTCTATTTTCTGCAAAAGCAGAAAAGAAAAAGCCAGTTCAAAACGATTTATTCGGTAACTAATATCAAGGGCAGATTTTAAAGCACGTACACGTGCTGAATCAGTATTTGGCAGTCTTCTATAAGGCATCTGAGTAAATATTTAACAAATAATGTGGCAATGCTTAGTACGAAGATACAAAAAATATGGACATCCAATTTGATATTCGCACACAGACACTTTCATTTTTTACCAAATCCTATTTAACTGATATCAACCTTCGTTTAAATAGGACTGCTTTCCTTAAATAATCTGAAATATGTAAATAAATATTATATTCGTACCCTATTATTAATAGGAAATACAAATTCATGAAGAACATCCTTACCATTCTTATACTGTTTATCGGAGCTCAGTGCGCACTTGCACAACAAGACACTACTGTTTACTTTAAAAAACATCAGCCGGTACCAACTATTGAAGAAGCCGACTTTCAGGTAATCGTTAAGAAAAAAAATGAGAAAAGCTCAACTATGAGCGAGTTAATCTTACTAAATGGAGACTGGAAACTAGTCGTTAATCGTACCATTAAAGTAAAAGATAAGAACTCCTATATCGTGAAATACGAAAATAAATCGTTTAGGCGAAACTTTACAAAAATACCCGGAGGATATCAAGTTGAAGATTATAACTACAAAAGAAAACTCTGGCGGAAAGGAATTGCAACCAACTTATTCCCCTTACTAAAGCACGGACAATGGATGACTTATACCGATGGAATTCTTACTGGCATCGATTCTTATCAACTGGGAGTTTTAACTAAATCATATATTACTGATGGAGAAAAACATTTTTGGCCAAGCAACTCTTATGCTAATGCAGATACTTTAGCTCAATATAAAGATCATCCATCTGACTTACCAACCGACCTGGCAGAATTTGTAGAGTATCCGAAAACCTGCTCTAAAAAGGGAATTGGCGGTTGTGTTCTGATCCTTTTTGCTGTCTCGGAACAGGGAGATCCTTCCGACATCCATATTTTCAGAGGTGTTGAGCCAAATTTAAACCAAGCTGCGGCCAAAGCTGTACAAAAATGCAAAGGCTGGAAACCAGCCATAAAAAATGGAAAGCCAGTAAAAGTATACATGATCGCTCCAATTAATTTTAAGTTGAAATAATAGATAAAACTATTGCTTAGCCAACAAGAAAACAGTCCAATGAAAACATACGCCATTCTCTTCCTTCTATTGTCATTAACTATCAACACCTACTCCCAGGATATTTTAATGGAACAGGACATTTGCCTGCGCTCCTACCTTTCCGACAGAAGAGATGTATATCCTGTTTTAGATGATTTGTCGGGTAAAATAGCCTTATTCTTAATTGACAACGATACAATAAATGCTCTGACTTACAGCAAAAATTATGAACCTTTAAATTCCTGTAAGTGCCCAAGACCAAACGGAAAGTTTAAAATTTTAATCGGAAATACAGTTACCCAAAATGAGTGCAATCTGTTTTTTACCAACAACAGGAAAACAGAGTTTCTGGTTA is a genomic window containing:
- a CDS encoding energy transducer TonB; translation: MKNILTILILFIGAQCALAQQDTTVYFKKHQPVPTIEEADFQVIVKKKNEKSSTMSELILLNGDWKLVVNRTIKVKDKNSYIVKYENKSFRRNFTKIPGGYQVEDYNYKRKLWRKGIATNLFPLLKHGQWMTYTDGILTGIDSYQLGVLTKSYITDGEKHFWPSNSYANADTLAQYKDHPSDLPTDLAEFVEYPKTCSKKGIGGCVLILFAVSEQGDPSDIHIFRGVEPNLNQAAAKAVQKCKGWKPAIKNGKPVKVYMIAPINFKLK
- the dusB gene encoding tRNA dihydrouridine synthase DusB, translating into MKIGNLDLGDRPVLLAPMEDVTNPPFRVLCKRYGADLMYTEFISADALIRSVNRTMKKLTILDEERPVAIQIYGKDVDSMAEAAKIVEAANPEFLDLNFGCPVRKVATKGAGSGMMRNVPQMLKITEAVVKAVNIPVTVKTRLGWDEDSKIIVELAEQLQDVGIQGLTIHGRTRCQMYKGEADWTLIGDVKNNQRMHIPIIGNGDITNPVKAKEAFDKYGVDAIMIGRASVGKPWIFRDIKHYFNTGELLLPATVSQQVEMLKEQIDAAIEWIDEKRGILHMRRHMAGMFKGLVNFKQTRIDMLRANHYADLMPILDRISMEWGNLQIDDE
- a CDS encoding CPBP family intramembrane glutamic endopeptidase, which gives rise to MLKGSLSHYSPLSQLMMSLLVVVGSFMLCMFAGSILAYLIFDVNIFTDATSLDINGASVNISVLKFYQSIYSTGMFIIPPFIIAWFVHNKVLTYLFLDKKSSFSKYLLATLTIVVALPAINLLADINSHLQLPEFLSGVEEWMRHSEDQAEIITKKFLLMETPFDLFMNLILIAVIPALGEELLFRGVIQRIFSNMTKNVHWGIIITAFLFAALHMQFFGLIPRMAMGILFGYLLVWTRSLWVPILAHLINNGMAVCMSYFINKGKLPEDIEKFGGNDASIWISGMISIAMLSVLLFSLYGLRERQSE